Proteins from a genomic interval of Leptospira hartskeerlii:
- the infC gene encoding translation initiation factor IF-3, whose translation MQKRPQPKPTDKLFTHRINEKITGVAQVRLVSDDGVMIVSFDEALRRAKEENLDLVEVSGDQEIHVCKIIDYGKYKFELLKKSKEAKKKQHVINVKEVKIRPRIEQHDYDIKKRHAVEFLQKGDKVKVSLRFRGREMMHSELGMNVVNRMVEDLKSVGTPEREPVLDGRQIVVVITPLAAKQ comes from the coding sequence ATGCAGAAGAGGCCTCAACCGAAACCCACCGATAAACTATTTACTCATAGAATTAATGAGAAAATTACTGGGGTAGCCCAAGTAAGATTGGTGTCGGATGACGGTGTAATGATCGTTTCTTTTGACGAGGCTTTACGGCGCGCTAAAGAAGAAAACTTGGACCTGGTAGAAGTATCCGGTGACCAAGAGATTCATGTCTGCAAGATCATCGATTACGGTAAATATAAGTTCGAACTACTTAAAAAGAGTAAGGAAGCTAAGAAGAAACAACACGTAATCAACGTGAAAGAAGTGAAGATCCGTCCAAGGATCGAACAACATGATTACGATATTAAAAAACGCCACGCAGTGGAGTTTCTTCAAAAAGGGGACAAAGTTAAAGTCAGCCTTCGCTTTCGCGGTCGTGAAATGATGCACTCCGAACTCGGAATGAACGTAGTCAATCGAATGGTAGAAGATTTGAAATCGGTCGGTACTCCGGAAAGAGAACCAGTGTTAGACGGCCGCCAAATCGTTGTAGTTATCACACCTCTTGCTGCAAAGCAATAG
- the rpmI gene encoding 50S ribosomal protein L35, with translation MPKLKTNRAAAKRFKFSKNNKIKRKSMNTRHILTKKGPKRRRRLRGMTLVVDADWKAIVRLMPYGVR, from the coding sequence ATGCCTAAGCTTAAAACAAATAGAGCCGCAGCTAAACGGTTCAAGTTTTCCAAAAATAATAAAATAAAACGGAAGAGTATGAACACCCGTCACATTCTTACCAAAAAAGGACCGAAAAGACGTCGTCGTCTTAGAGGAATGACTTTGGTAGTGGATGCGGATTGGAAAGCAATCGTTAGACTCATGCCTTACGGAGTTCGATAA